The following are encoded together in the Cynocephalus volans isolate mCynVol1 chromosome 4, mCynVol1.pri, whole genome shotgun sequence genome:
- the VSIG2 gene encoding V-set and immunoglobulin domain-containing protein 2 — MAGLPGPFFCRALLGFVCLSGRAVEVKVPAEPLSMPVGKTAELSCSYSTSVGDSFALEWSFVQPGKPIAESQPILYYTNGHLYPTGSKAKRASLLQNPPTRGVATLKLTDVHPTDTGTYLCHVNNPPDFYTNGLGLINFTVLVPPSTPLCSQSGQTTVRGSAALRCSSSEGAPKPVYNWVRLGSSPTPSPGSMVQDEVSGQLILTNLSLTSSGTYRCVATNQMGSASCELTLSVTDPSKGRVAGALIGVLLGVLLLLIAAFCLIRFQKERRKKPKETYGGSDLREDAIAPGISEQTSVRADSSDGLLERPLSASTVTTTKSKLPMIV, encoded by the exons ATGGCCGGGCTCCCGGGGCCTTTCTTCTGCCGGGCCCTGCTGGGCTTCGTGTGCCTGAGTG GGCGAGCCGTGGAGGTGAAAGTTCCCGCCGAGCCGCTGAGCATGCCGGTGGGCAAGACTGCAGAGCTGAGCTGCAGCTACAGCACGTCGGTGGGAGACAGCTTCGCCCTGGAGTGGAGCTTCGTGCAGCCTGGGAAGCCCATCGCTGAGTCGCAGCCC ATCCTGTACTACACCAACGGCCACCTGTATCCAACTGGCTCTAAGGCAAAGCGGGCCAGCCTGCTTCAGAATCCCCCCACAAGAGGGGTGGCCACCCTGAAACTGACTGATGTTCACCCCACGGATACTGGAACCTACCTCTGCCATGTTAACAACCCACCAGATTTCTACACCAATGGGCTGGGGCTAATCAACTTTACTGTGCTTG tACCCCCCAGTACCCCTTTATGTAGTCAGAGTGGGCAAACCACTGTGAGAGGCTCTGCTGCACTGAGGTGCAGCTCTTCCGAGGGAGCTCCCAAGCCAGTGTACAACTGGGTGCGCCTCGGATCTTCTCCTACACCTTCTCCTGGCAGCATGGTTCAAG ATGAGGTGTCTGGCCAGCTCATTCTCACCAATCTTTCCCTGACCTCCTCGGGCACCTACCGTTGTGTGGCCACCAACCAGATGGGCAGTGCATCCTGTGAGCTGACCCTCTCTGTGACCG ACCCTTCCAAAGGCCGAGTGGCCGGAGCTCTGATTGGGGTGCTCCTCGGTGTGCTATTGCTGTTGATTGCTGCATTCTGCCTGATCAggttccagaaagagaggaggaaaaagccCAAGGAGACATATGGGGGTAGTGACCTTCG GGAGGATGCCATCGCTCCTGGGATTTCTGAGCAAACTTCAGTGAGGGCCGATTCTAGCGATGGGCTCCTGGAGAGGCCCCTGTCTGCCAGCACTGTGACGACCACCAAGTCCAAGCTCCCTATGATTGTCTGA
- the NRGN gene encoding neurogranin, whose translation MDCCTESACSKPDDDILDIPLDDPGANAAAAKIQASFRGHMARKKIKSGERGRKGAGPGGPGGAAGSRGGAGGGPSGD comes from the exons ATGGACTGCTGCACC GAGAGCGCCTGCTCCAAGCCAGACGACGACATTCTAGACATCCCGCTGGACGATCCCGGTGCCAACGCCGCGGCTGCCAAAATCCAGGCGAGTTTCCGGGGCCACATGGCGCGGAAGAAGATAAAGAGCGGAGAGCGCGGCCGGAAGGGCGCGGGCCCGGGCGGGCCGGGCGGAGCTGCGGGCTCCCGGGGAGGTGCGGGCGGCGGCCCCAGCGGAGACTAG